One part of the Sphingobacterium sp. LZ7M1 genome encodes these proteins:
- a CDS encoding UvrD-helicase domain-containing protein gives MMNIKTEQDEQKRLQEVKTAISDKMKNIRHRVQKSSDEMVEYKEYLRENKDEKAILYQSLSNTATSGEASVALLKQLNRLHRSPYFGRIDFQPTITDTEEIVYIGICNFIDEESKTNLIFDWRAPISSMFYDFEKGNAFYEAPSGTVSGNINLKRQYKIRNGEMEFMLDTSAHIYDELLQKELSLKADEKMKSIIATIQKDQNAIIRNESSNTLIIQGVAGSGKTSIALHRVAFMLYRFRDTITSTNILILSPNKVFSDYISNVLPELGEENIPEKTVIELINEFLEYQYVVQSLFLQVSLLLNTENKSFAERVNFKSSEAFVKKLDEYIAYLNSNYFTAKDIKIGKYVIPQDIVDKEYRSLFRLSLLKRIKEMENRLAHHLFYKHRYEVSSKDKAELRKAINNMSGSKTIKILYKDFYVWLGRKDLLKSIINKGIEYLDAFGLAYLKMHIDSYNTDRQVKHLVIDEMQDYAPIQFAVIKKMFNCKITLLGDINQSLNPQSQTNLNSLQKSFPQSQLMTLNKSYRSTFEIINFTQRIAFNEDIIPIERHGKSPIVYNEKDIASEKERIIALTTQFLKDKTFHSLAIICKTEKEAEDVTRTLDDAQIKAQYLSSESTRFTDGIIITSTQLAKGLEFDMVIIPFVNNANYKNNIDRNMLYIACTRAMQELILTHSDQVSDFIKETTKE, from the coding sequence ATGATGAACATAAAAACAGAACAGGACGAACAAAAGCGTTTACAGGAGGTGAAAACAGCTATTTCCGACAAAATGAAAAATATTCGGCATCGTGTACAAAAAAGCTCAGATGAAATGGTTGAATACAAAGAGTATTTACGGGAAAATAAAGATGAGAAAGCGATATTATATCAGTCACTCTCTAATACCGCCACCAGCGGAGAAGCATCCGTGGCATTACTGAAACAGTTGAACCGACTACACCGTAGTCCGTATTTTGGTAGAATTGATTTTCAGCCTACTATCACAGACACCGAGGAAATTGTATATATAGGCATCTGCAACTTCATAGACGAAGAAAGCAAAACAAACTTAATATTCGACTGGCGAGCACCTATCAGCAGTATGTTTTACGACTTTGAAAAAGGGAATGCTTTTTATGAAGCACCATCAGGTACGGTATCGGGCAATATAAATTTAAAGCGCCAATATAAAATTAGAAATGGGGAAATGGAATTTATGCTGGATACTTCCGCACATATTTATGATGAACTGTTGCAAAAAGAGCTTAGCTTAAAGGCTGATGAAAAAATGAAAAGTATCATCGCTACTATTCAGAAAGACCAGAATGCAATCATCAGAAATGAAAGCTCAAATACTCTCATCATACAAGGTGTCGCAGGTTCAGGAAAAACATCTATAGCGTTGCACCGTGTAGCTTTTATGCTATATAGGTTTAGGGACACAATTACATCGACTAATATTTTGATACTTTCTCCTAACAAAGTTTTTTCCGATTATATATCGAATGTCCTTCCCGAACTCGGAGAGGAAAACATACCGGAGAAAACAGTAATCGAGCTAATAAATGAATTTTTGGAATATCAATATGTTGTACAAAGTCTGTTTTTGCAGGTTTCGTTGTTATTGAATACAGAAAATAAATCTTTTGCGGAAAGGGTAAATTTCAAATCATCGGAAGCTTTCGTGAAAAAATTGGACGAATATATTGCTTATCTGAATAGTAATTATTTCACAGCAAAGGACATTAAAATAGGAAAATATGTTATCCCACAGGATATTGTCGATAAAGAATATCGCTCGCTCTTCAGACTATCATTATTAAAGCGTATCAAAGAAATGGAAAACCGGCTTGCTCACCATCTTTTTTACAAACACCGCTATGAGGTTTCGTCCAAAGATAAAGCGGAGCTAAGAAAAGCCATTAATAATATGTCAGGAAGCAAAACCATAAAAATCCTTTACAAGGATTTTTATGTTTGGCTCGGCAGAAAAGATTTATTAAAATCTATTATCAATAAAGGTATTGAGTATTTAGACGCTTTTGGTTTGGCATACTTAAAGATGCACATTGACAGCTACAATACGGATAGACAGGTAAAACATTTGGTAATTGACGAAATGCAGGATTATGCACCAATTCAATTTGCGGTTATAAAAAAGATGTTCAATTGCAAAATAACCTTGCTTGGCGACATAAATCAATCGCTTAATCCGCAGAGCCAAACAAATCTGAACAGTCTTCAAAAATCTTTCCCGCAATCGCAATTAATGACATTGAACAAGAGTTACCGTTCTACTTTTGAAATCATTAATTTTACGCAACGGATTGCTTTTAATGAAGATATTATACCTATAGAAAGACACGGAAAGTCACCTATAGTTTATAATGAAAAAGACATTGCATCTGAAAAAGAGCGGATAATAGCCTTGACTACTCAATTTTTAAAAGATAAAACATTCCATTCTTTAGCCATTATTTGTAAAACGGAAAAGGAAGCAGAGGATGTCACACGCACACTGGACGATGCGCAGATAAAGGCACAATACCTTTCCTCTGAAAGCACGAGATTTACCGATGGTATTATTATAACGAGTACCCAGCTTGCTAAAGGTCTTGAATTTGATATGGTAATTATACCATTTGTCAACAACGCAAATTATAAAAATAATATAGACCGAAATATGCTATATATAGCCTGTACACGAGCGATGCAAGAGTTGATATTAACACACAGCGACCAAGTTTCTGATTTTATAAAAGAGACAACTAAAGAATAA
- a CDS encoding TetR/AcrR family transcriptional regulator yields MRQRDENKAELIKKKAIEMIVKQGLEGFGVNKLAKEARLSVGTIYVYFKNKEAILTTLCNEVSANILASSIKGLSSDMGFAEGIKLQWKNRYYFYKLYPEQVAFIEKVRYSDIYLSVTENLNKRYGKLLGAFIDKAVEDGQLAKMPFEVYWALAFSPLYQLINFGMNNTTTSSKFQLTEAKLEFTLKQVLQGLKP; encoded by the coding sequence ATGAGGCAGAGAGATGAAAATAAGGCAGAACTAATCAAAAAAAAAGCCATAGAAATGATTGTGAAACAGGGGCTTGAAGGGTTTGGCGTAAATAAGCTTGCAAAAGAGGCGAGGTTATCCGTTGGTACAATCTATGTTTATTTCAAGAATAAAGAAGCTATCTTAACTACGTTATGTAATGAGGTTAGTGCCAATATATTGGCATCAAGCATAAAGGGGCTCTCATCTGATATGGGATTTGCCGAAGGGATAAAATTACAATGGAAAAACCGTTATTACTTTTACAAGTTATATCCGGAACAAGTGGCTTTTATTGAAAAAGTACGGTATTCGGATATATATTTATCCGTTACAGAGAACCTGAACAAGAGGTATGGCAAGCTATTGGGGGCATTTATAGACAAAGCCGTTGAAGATGGGCAATTGGCGAAAATGCCTTTTGAAGTATATTGGGCATTAGCATTTTCACCATTATATCAGCTTATTAATTTCGGTATGAATAACACCACTACATCAAGCAAATTTCAACTTACAGAAGCAAAACTTGAATTTACGTTGAAGCAGGTTCTGCAAGGATTGAAACCATAA
- the mobB gene encoding conjugal transfer protein MobB encodes MIAKIGKGENLYGAISYNQKKIDSENGQVLLLNRMPETLDNTFSTAYLHQCFEPYLSANIKTEKPVRHISLNPDPADRVSDGQFVKMAQEYMERMGYGNQPYIVFKHTDIERTHIHIVTVCVGLDGKKLPDSYDHPRSMAICRDLEQTYNLIPATEKQRTGNEQVFRPVDYRAGDVKSQIASVLRHLPKYYGYASLGAYNALLSLFNIMAEEVKGELHGQPKNGLVYFALNEQGEKASNPFKASLFGKQAGLDELQNLFAQAKEKMKADPTRAVLKSTIEVAMHTATNEADFKKQLLEQGINTVVRRNDEGRIYGMTFIDHESRTVWNGSALGKNLSANVFNDWWNGQAVGQRQEAEKTSAQNQSSTTGNTVEKEEAHALFNFLNKEQPTDDLWIDGLGGLLPETQGEDYEEQAFANRMKKKKKRRRHGRQQ; translated from the coding sequence ATGATAGCAAAGATTGGAAAGGGTGAGAATTTGTACGGTGCTATTTCCTATAACCAAAAGAAGATTGACAGCGAAAACGGACAGGTTCTGTTGTTGAACAGAATGCCCGAAACGTTGGATAATACCTTTTCGACCGCTTACCTGCACCAGTGTTTTGAGCCGTATCTGTCCGCAAATATCAAAACAGAAAAGCCAGTGCGCCACATATCGCTGAACCCTGATCCTGCGGATAGGGTCAGCGATGGGCAGTTCGTAAAAATGGCGCAGGAGTATATGGAGCGCATGGGTTATGGCAACCAGCCTTATATCGTTTTTAAGCATACCGATATTGAGCGCACCCATATCCACATCGTAACGGTCTGTGTGGGTTTGGACGGAAAGAAGCTACCGGACAGTTACGACCATCCACGTTCGATGGCAATCTGTCGGGATTTGGAACAAACGTACAATCTTATACCTGCAACGGAAAAACAGCGCACCGGAAATGAGCAGGTATTCCGTCCGGTGGATTACAGAGCCGGAGACGTTAAGAGCCAAATTGCTTCGGTGCTGCGACACCTGCCGAAGTATTACGGGTACGCAAGCCTCGGCGCATACAATGCCTTGCTTTCGCTTTTCAATATTATGGCAGAGGAAGTCAAAGGGGAATTGCACGGACAGCCCAAAAACGGGCTTGTCTATTTTGCGCTGAACGAACAGGGAGAAAAAGCGAGCAATCCTTTTAAAGCATCGCTTTTCGGTAAACAGGCAGGACTGGACGAACTGCAAAACCTGTTTGCACAGGCTAAGGAGAAAATGAAAGCCGACCCCACAAGAGCCGTACTCAAAAGCACCATTGAAGTAGCGATGCACACCGCCACTAATGAAGCCGATTTTAAAAAGCAACTGTTGGAGCAGGGCATCAATACCGTGGTACGGCGCAACGATGAGGGGCGTATCTATGGTATGACTTTTATCGACCACGAAAGCCGTACCGTTTGGAACGGTTCAGCTTTAGGTAAAAACCTTTCGGCGAATGTCTTTAATGATTGGTGGAACGGGCAGGCGGTCGGGCAACGCCAAGAAGCTGAAAAAACATCCGCACAAAACCAGTCATCGACCACAGGCAACACCGTAGAGAAAGAGGAAGCCCATGCACTTTTTAACTTCCTTAACAAAGAACAGCCAACCGATGATTTATGGATAGACGGATTGGGTGGTCTATTGCCGGAAACACAGGGCGAAGACTACGAGGAACAGGCATTTGCCAACCGCATGAAGAAAAAGAAGAAACGCAGAAGGCATGGAAGACAACAATAG
- the mobC gene encoding conjugal transfer protein MobC, translating into MQGEDDLRGLAKIMAFMRAVSILLVLMHFYWFCYGFFAEHGWTLEIIGKILTNFNRTAGLFEHTLYTKIFALILLALSCLGTKGVKNEKITWGKIYTALVIGFVLFFLNTPLLKLSARVATSLYILTTSLGYIALLMAGVWMSRLLRNNLMDDVFNNENESFQQEPRLIENEYSVNLPTKFFYKGKWNDGWINVVNPFRASIVLGTPGSGKSYAIVNNYIKQHIEKGFAMYIYDFKFDDLSTIAYNHLLKHSDKYKVKPKFYVINFDDPRRSHRCNPLSPAFMTDISDAYEASYTIMLNLNRSWILKQGDFFVESPIILLASIIWFLKIYEDGKYCTFPHAIELLNKKYADVFTILTSYPELENYLSAFMDAWQGGAQDQLQGQIASAKIPLSRMISPQLYWVMTGDDFSLDINNPQEPKILCVGNNPDRQNIYSSALGLYNSRIVKLINKKGQLQSSIIIDELPTIYFRGLDFISTARSNRISSLFGIQDYSQLTRDYGDKESKVIQNLVGNIFSGQVVGETAKTLSERFGKVLQKRQSITINRNDKSTSISTQLDTLIPASKISTLTQGMFVGSVSDNFDERIEQKIFHAEIVVDNEKISAETKAYKKIPQILSFTDENGNDNMKQVIEANYRQVKTDVMQIVENEVERIKNDPDLQHLIQEG; encoded by the coding sequence ATGCAGGGAGAAGACGATTTGAGAGGATTAGCCAAAATAATGGCTTTTATGCGTGCCGTAAGTATTCTTTTGGTACTGATGCACTTTTATTGGTTCTGTTACGGGTTCTTTGCCGAACATGGGTGGACACTGGAAATTATAGGTAAGATACTTACCAATTTCAACCGAACCGCAGGGCTTTTTGAACACACCCTTTACACCAAGATTTTTGCGCTGATATTATTGGCGTTAAGCTGTCTCGGCACTAAAGGCGTAAAGAATGAAAAGATAACGTGGGGCAAGATTTACACCGCCTTAGTTATCGGCTTTGTACTGTTCTTTCTGAACACGCCATTGTTAAAGCTGTCGGCACGGGTTGCTACATCGCTTTACATCCTTACAACGAGTTTGGGTTATATAGCCTTGCTCATGGCAGGGGTATGGATGAGCCGACTACTCCGAAACAATCTGATGGACGATGTTTTCAATAATGAAAACGAGAGTTTCCAACAGGAACCCCGTCTGATAGAAAATGAATATTCGGTCAATCTTCCTACAAAGTTTTTTTACAAGGGCAAGTGGAATGACGGTTGGATTAATGTCGTCAACCCTTTTCGAGCCTCGATTGTACTTGGTACTCCCGGCTCGGGAAAATCCTACGCCATCGTAAACAACTACATCAAGCAACACATCGAAAAGGGGTTTGCGATGTATATCTATGATTTCAAGTTTGACGACCTCTCCACGATTGCCTACAACCATTTGCTGAAACACTCCGATAAGTATAAGGTAAAGCCGAAATTTTATGTTATCAATTTTGACGACCCACGACGAAGCCACCGATGCAATCCGCTAAGCCCTGCCTTTATGACGGATATATCCGATGCTTACGAAGCCTCTTACACCATCATGTTAAACCTCAACAGGTCGTGGATTTTGAAGCAAGGGGATTTTTTCGTGGAAAGCCCAATTATATTGCTTGCTTCAATCATTTGGTTTCTGAAAATCTATGAAGACGGAAAGTATTGCACGTTTCCCCATGCTATTGAATTGCTGAATAAAAAATATGCAGACGTTTTTACGATACTCACCTCATACCCCGAACTCGAAAACTATCTGTCGGCTTTCATGGATGCGTGGCAGGGCGGAGCGCAAGACCAGTTGCAGGGGCAGATAGCATCGGCAAAAATCCCATTGTCACGGATGATTTCGCCACAGCTTTATTGGGTGATGACGGGGGATGATTTTTCATTGGACATCAACAACCCCCAAGAGCCAAAAATCTTGTGCGTGGGTAATAATCCCGACCGTCAAAATATCTATTCGTCCGCTTTGGGATTGTACAATTCGAGGATTGTAAAACTTATCAATAAGAAAGGACAGCTTCAAAGTTCCATTATCATAGATGAGTTGCCCACAATTTATTTTAGGGGTTTGGATTTTATCAGTACGGCACGTTCAAATCGGATTTCGTCACTTTTTGGCATCCAAGACTATTCGCAGTTAACGAGGGATTACGGCGATAAAGAAAGTAAAGTTATACAAAACTTGGTCGGTAATATCTTTAGCGGACAGGTCGTTGGAGAGACAGCAAAAACACTTTCTGAACGGTTTGGAAAGGTATTGCAGAAACGTCAGAGCATCACCATTAACCGCAATGATAAATCCACTTCCATATCTACCCAATTGGACACCCTTATACCTGCATCCAAAATATCTACCTTGACACAGGGAATGTTCGTGGGGTCTGTTTCAGACAATTTTGATGAGCGTATAGAGCAGAAAATATTTCATGCTGAAATCGTGGTGGATAACGAAAAGATTTCTGCCGAAACCAAAGCCTACAAAAAGATACCGCAGATATTATCCTTTACCGATGAAAACGGCAACGACAATATGAAACAGGTCATTGAAGCCAATTACAGGCAGGTTAAAACGGACGTTATGCAAATTGTGGAGAACGAAGTGGAGCGTATCAAGAACGACCCCGATTTACAGCACTTGATACAGGAGGGGTAA
- a CDS encoding aminoglycoside 6-adenylyltransferase, with product MTQLQMIDTTKSIAQQDENVSAVLMYGSFTKNEGDQYSDIEFYIFLKSKENFSAEKWVNKIYSTTLYFTNEYGSEVAIFENLIRGEFHFLTINEIDVIKSWEGFVSFSDFDQMNLIDKDGLLTETLNQIKTKLPDRTTNENILFLSQSLLNVLLTTSNLIKRKEYAHAYQSLSNVQKYLLWLIRIATNQTHHWESPTKSLEKDIDKDWYSEFRLTTSDLDTGNLKVAFQNSFNLSKKLFEELGVKTDLKRLLNRIE from the coding sequence ATGACACAGTTACAAATGATTGATACGACCAAATCAATCGCTCAACAGGACGAAAATGTTTCCGCAGTTTTAATGTATGGGTCGTTTACCAAAAACGAGGGCGACCAATATTCTGATATCGAGTTTTATATTTTTCTGAAAAGCAAAGAAAATTTTTCTGCCGAAAAGTGGGTAAACAAGATTTATTCGACAACGTTATACTTTACGAATGAATATGGCAGTGAAGTCGCAATTTTTGAGAACCTGATTAGAGGCGAATTTCATTTTTTAACAATAAATGAGATTGACGTCATAAAATCGTGGGAGGGCTTTGTATCGTTCAGTGATTTTGACCAAATGAACTTAATTGACAAAGACGGTCTTTTGACTGAAACACTTAATCAAATAAAAACAAAATTGCCCGACAGAACTACAAATGAAAATATCTTATTTTTAAGCCAATCATTACTGAATGTATTGTTGACAACAAGTAACTTGATTAAAAGAAAGGAATACGCTCACGCTTACCAAAGCCTGTCAAACGTGCAAAAGTATTTACTTTGGTTAATCCGAATAGCAACAAATCAAACCCACCATTGGGAAAGTCCGACAAAAAGTTTAGAGAAAGATATTGACAAAGATTGGTATTCAGAATTTAGATTGACAACATCTGATTTGGACACTGGCAATTTAAAAGTAGCTTTCCAAAATTCATTTAACTTATCAAAAAAGCTGTTTGAAGAATTAGGTGTTAAGACAGACCTAAAACGACTACTAAATAGGATTGAATAA